The stretch of DNA CAGAGGTGAATTGAGGAAAATATGGGTGAAACTGAACTTTTAGAAAAGATAAAGCAGGGTTTGAAAGAAAAGGTTTTAGATATAACCAATCCTGCCCCAAGAAGGGTCTTTTTAAAGGTTGATAAGAAAGACCTTGTTGAGGCAATAAGATTTTTAAAAGAGAAATTTAATTTTTATCATGTTTCAACCATTTCGGGTGTTGATCTGGGTGAGAATTTTGAAATATTATATCATCTTGCCAATGAAAATTGTGTATTGACTGTCCGAACACTGACACCGAGGAATGACCCGAAGGTGCCAACTATCACCAGCGTAATTCCTGGTGCCACGCTTTATGAGAGAGAGATACAGGATATGTTTGGGATAAAGGTTGAAGGGCATCCTAATCCAGAGCGTCTTGTATTACCTGATGACTGGCCT from candidate division WOR-3 bacterium encodes:
- a CDS encoding NADH-quinone oxidoreductase subunit C; translation: MGETELLEKIKQGLKEKVLDITNPAPRRVFLKVDKKDLVEAIRFLKEKFNFYHVSTISGVDLGENFEILYHLANENCVLTVRTLTPRNDPKVPTITSVIPGATLYEREIQDMFGIKVEGHPNPERLVLPDDWPEGEYPLRKDWKFERPEEKIPGGK